DNA from Chitinophaga pendula:
AGATGATAAGATACCAGATAACTGTAACCAACCTGTTAAGTCCATCGACACAAAGGGTTACTTTATTCAAAAAGGCCCCATGCCGTTTGGTAGTACTTACGAACGCAGAGGTGGAGGTACTTCCTGGCACTGGTTGGGCACCAGCTTGCGGCTATTACCAAAAGATTTTAAAATGGCCTCGGAATACAAAGTAGGTGTTGACTGGCCCATGAAGTATGAAGACCTGTCACCCTATTACGATGAGGCAGAATACGAGATCGGCGTTTCTGCTGATGTAGAGGAACAAGCGATCCATGGCATTACTTTCAGCAAAGGATACGTATATCCGATGGCAAAAATACCGCCGACATTACTCGACGTAGCCATGACTACAGGGTTGAAAAATTTCCACTGGCAGAATATTGAAATGAAAGTAACGGGTACACCGGCAGGTCGCAATGGTACACCAAATAAAATGAAAGACGGTACCTACTATGACAATGGCCGGCGTCAATGCCAGGGTAATACCAATTGCACACCTATTTGTCCTATCCAGGCCAAATATGATGCGACTATTTCCATGAAAAAAGCCCTCATGACCGGCAACGTGGATATCATGTACCAGGCAGTAGCTTACGATATCAAAATAGATAAGCTCACACAGCAGGTCACGGGTATCATGTACAAGACATATGAGACGATCAATGGAGGAGTAAAAGATACCGGCGTAGTTACCGGGAAAAAATATGTCATTGCCGCCAACGCTATTGAAGCCGCTAAATTACTCCTGATGTCCAATGCTCCTTTTGGTGTTGCTAATGGAAGCGGACAGGTAGGTAAAAACCTGATGGATCATCCCGTATACCTGGCCTGGGGGTTAATGCCAAAGAGTACCTTCCCTTTCAGAGGTCCCTTATCTACCTCTGGTATAGAAACAACCCGGGATGGCGATTTCCGGAAGACAAGGGCCGCTTTCCGTATAGAAATAGGCAACGAAGGCTGGAACTGGCCTGGAGGGGCACCTTATACAC
Protein-coding regions in this window:
- a CDS encoding GMC family oxidoreductase encodes the protein MNTSNKEYDVVIVGGGWAGSLLAYKLAAANKTVLVLESGVAIDGVTSSDDNDQPETYQRGDFMETFYLAMAKTPESPYVQNYNAPRPSVLDIRTTAEDDKIPDNCNQPVKSIDTKGYFIQKGPMPFGSTYERRGGGTSWHWLGTSLRLLPKDFKMASEYKVGVDWPMKYEDLSPYYDEAEYEIGVSADVEEQAIHGITFSKGYVYPMAKIPPTLLDVAMTTGLKNFHWQNIEMKVTGTPAGRNGTPNKMKDGTYYDNGRRQCQGNTNCTPICPIQAKYDATISMKKALMTGNVDIMYQAVAYDIKIDKLTQQVTGIMYKTYETINGGVKDTGVVTGKKYVIAANAIEAAKLLLMSNAPFGVANGSGQVGKNLMDHPVYLAWGLMPKSTFPFRGPLSTSGIETTRDGDFRKTRAAFRIEIGNEGWNWPGGAPYTQLINIVSPGGAVAHGDRNSFGSGLRKQIQKDFTRQFRIGFLMEQLPDANNYIVPSKKCMDNLGIPRPEIHYDLNKYTREGFKAAADAAKAIFSQLKVENANTPPVATGGQFKYDNVTYYSQGAGHVMGTHRMGFNKYDSVTNADMKSWDHDNLYIVGCGSFPTTATANPTLTMSALCFKAADAIIKSF